The sequence CTTGGAAGCTCCGCGgtttaatttgtttgattCGAGAATAATAATAGCAGCTTCAGgctgtaaaagaaaaaagagagagagagagagattccTGAAATATACAATTGCAGATACAGACAGACACGAAAATGTGTTGGTGttggtttaatattttaattgaaagcaTAATATTAGAGCTTGGAGGGTTGCTTGCTTCCGTTAAATGTTAGTagtaaaatcttttaaaaaaaatcttaatctCTAAGCTAAGCTGTAATCACGCATCCCTATGTCATGCTCATGGTGTTATGGATCATTTccctttaatttaatttaacaacGCCAGCCTCTCATTTTAAATGACGTTACGGTGACGCTGTGCCGTGCACGTGTCAATCATCGCAAATAAACAAAatctctaaaataataaatttaccaTAATACACATTagcaatatttatatttatcatccTTTACTGATTATTGtgtataaactaattaaacaaGTAATCTCGCTTTTCCCTTTAACAAAATTAGGACAGTTtctgataatttaatattttttcttgtgTGATCGTCAAAGGGagcattaataatttatttatgacaGGTTTCGTAATTAAATGTCCAGTTGGTCCCACATTCGACTAATCCTTACCCACTCCTAATATTctgcatattttatttttctcttaatgtCTTGTTTTAAGCCgatataaaaataagcaatttaaatcaaatcatGTGCGAacgaataataatataatattaattaagttgCCTTTGATtgaacataaataaaaatcaaaggaCTAACATAGAGGTGCAGCTTGTGGAATATTATCCAGCTATATGATTCACCTAAAAGTCAAAACTTTTTTGATACTTGCATTTGAAATCTTAGCTTTCAAGAGCCAATCATTTGGATCTAatccaaaaaacaaaaagaaaaatcagaatCAGGGTTGCCCTCCCAAGTTGTAAGTAAGCTGTTAATAGGGGAAGAGTTGTTTCAACGTGCATGACATGAAATAAAAGCAATTGCCAAAGCCAGCCTCACCAATTGTTCTATGTATCCTTTTCTGATTTGATGTctttctaattagaaaacacAAAACTTTGCCTGGAAAAGTACCTaccaaattagggttttgttaAGATATTAATTGCATATTTAGAAGAATTATTGGgagttaaaagaataaatttcaatcaagtatattattttttaaaaatattttgtaaatttcttttttaaaaaagtataaatctacttaatttaaaagtaagtctcaaattctaaaattataattttttcaaaggTGCTTTCATCCACTGCCATACCAAACTGGCACCACAGtcttatgcaatttattgtaTAAGTGGCAGGCAAGCTTCCAATCATTTATAACTAATTACATTGAGTTTCTTCAGTCCATTAGATTGAaagaattgttttctttttcttctatttttggTCTCTCTCTGTGAAATTACATTGTGCATATATATAAGTTGTATCTCTTCTATAATACTTTATCTATTTGTATTAGAGCAAATGATAAAGCCTAAAAGTCATCTTTCAAAGATTCTCGCAACTAGAAACACTGTATTTAatgtgtttaatttatttgatgtaaagtcttttttattttttacttttctaggaaaatatttttaatatttagtgtattcataaagtttttttttttttttatatatataaatctttgaaataaagttatttcgtccaaaagagaagaagcataataataataataaactagaatagatttttaccaattttattttcactttaaTGATAAATTGGTCGCAAAACAAAAGCCAAAAGCATGCATTGCCCTGCGGCTGCTGCTTTagaaaatggatgcacatttTCCGGGTGAAATAAGAAAGCACCTCAATTTGTGGCTGCTTTGCTTTCACATGCACAGCATTGATATGGAATACACGTTTTCCACATAAGAAATACTATGAGAAAGCCTACTATGCCTTAAATTATTGTCCATCTCTTCtcaatatcaaataaataccACTGCTATAACAAAGGCAAGGCaactgttctttttttttttcttttttttttttcagtgcATTATTGGTGACAAGAAAGTTGTCTCTATCATTGACCAATTAAATACAGATGTCTAACTAATAATACAATCCCATTCTCACGTTGAGCAATTAATTTCAGCTATTGCTTCACTCACCTTCTGCTAAGATTTCCCTTttctctaattaaaaatataatttatttaatttttaacttaattttatccGAGCATTGTTGcatgaaaatattaaagtatataataaataataaatatatgtatttcaCATGGAAAGgggtaatttttaatatggaatgaaaaggataagattaattttaattgctgaGAAAATGCACAATCAGAAGTTACCTTGTTATCAACGGAAAAATCTGAAAATGcgatttgttatttttctttttcttggatatttaaattgaatgaaAATAATCCATTCTGAGACGGCAAATTCTTCATAATTACAACAAGATCGCGACAGACTTCAGAAATGGACCCTTTCCTATTTATTCACTTATTACTACACTGAAATCAAGGCAAAATTAAAGCTAAaaacaagaataaaaattaaaattttaaacagaaattcaaaattataaaataaaataaaaatgcttgtaatttcttgttttgttatCTTATGGTGCATATGATACGCCCACCTTTGATGACCCATCAACAGATCTGGACTTGTGGCCCCACTCCACGGTGGTGCCTGAACACCGACGAGCACTCCGGCAACTCGCCAAGATCGGCAAAAAGTGACtcgtcttcttcttttataggGTAAGAAATTGCCGGCTCAACTTCTTCTGCCCTACTCCTGTCGTCCGCAAAAATCGGGCTTTCAAGAATGGTAGAAGAAGTTGTTTGCATTTCTCCAAACCAGCTGAACTCATCTGTACTTATAAGTGACCCGTCTCCGAGATCAGTGAACCTCTCTTCAGGCTCGGGTTGTTCTGGGTTTTCTGGTTCTTTTCTGGGTGTGGATATTTCGGGCTTGATTAATGTAGAGTTGGGTTTGGTGTTATTGTGGTGGTGGTGATGGTGATTCTTTGAAGGTGGTGGCCAAGGGTGGTTGTGTTCACAAGAATAAGTGACCACCAACATTGAGGGGTCCACACGGCTTCTTTCTACTTGTTTTCTTGCTGGACAGCCCTTTGAACTGCTACACCTGTAGTATCCTCTGTATACATATATAGACGAAAACAACAACTGATATCAGTAACTGTCTTTGATCTATAGCTTATGTTTGTCTTTCTTGTTTATGTAACAGTTCACACATGAAACGTGTTTTTGTTATTAGGCATGCTATATATAGTATTTGGAGTAAGAACttcaaaaggaaagaaaagactAATAGTTTAATACAACAATCTCATTAATAGGTTACTTGAATTCTATGTTAATTAAATTGTTGATAATGAAATGCATTTAGAAGGTTAGACAATTACCTGGGGTAAGGTGAGCCTTTGATGGGTTTCTGGCCATATTTTCTCCAGGCCCAAGAATCGGATGGTGGAGGAGCATTTTCTCCCTTCAGCCTTGAGCCTTCTATGTCTTTGATTGGCACTGATATTACTCTTTTTTGTGTTGCTCGTTTGCTGATAATTTAACAATAGGGTTATTTGTGAAGGAAAGCTTATAAAATTCTGTAATCTTTACCCAGCTCTATGTTCTGTAATTGCgggaagaaaaggaaaaaacaatAGAAGAGCCTAATTATACCTTCTTTTAGGGGAAGAAGTAGAACTCATCTTCATATCGTTAAGCAAGCTAGAAGAATGGGGTGATTCAGGACCACTTTCTGTACTATTATCGTTCTCTTCTTGATCAGTGATTAGTGCGCTGTTATTGTACTTACCGTccataattactatttatacTTGCCTAAAAACTTAGGGTCTGCAAAAATCCGAAGCTAATAATATTGATGGAGGATGACAGTCCGTCCCTCTTGATCAGTGTTGCCGGCGGAGATGACGACGACGTCGATAATAGGgtagaaaaagagaagagagggAGATAAAAATGGAGGATTAGGTTGGTGATgtgagaagaagaagaagaggaagagatGGGAGAAGGTGGAGAAAGAGAGGGGTGGTCCTTTAAAAATTGGCCGCCATGTTGACAGATGAGCTTTTGTTGTTAGTTTATTGAGGACGTGCAAGCTAATGTGAATATAATCCCAAACAAGTTTTAATATATTGCAATTTGAAAACGACCtcctcaatttattttttatattaattatcctAAGCCCACCGATTGATttcctaaataattaaattggctttagcagtttaatttttattacaagTTCTTTTAGCAGTTGATGATGTGTACAATGAGTTAATTTTCGTGTATTTTATGGAATCTTTTTTCAATAGGTTTAAAATAGGTCATTCATACCATGAGTAAAGAATTCACATAACcaaaaagacaaagaaaaacaatgtCTTTCTATAATGTGTTTTTAGAAttgaaacataaaaataatcaatatgcTAAAGAGCAAAATCACTAACATTTGACTGAGGCTTTAGACTGATTTGCGCTACctatttaattgttttctgaaaaatatttgaaaaaggattaaatcattaattttttaagaataaatttgacaaaaaaaatataaacctaatattttaacattcaacaatgattttaaatagtttttacattttttgtaatatataagacaatctctctttttataaatgttaaaGAATTTTCCAAGCTTACTATCTAAATATTCGATATgttatgattaaattataacgTTTTTTATAATGATCAGTTCTTACATATATAAGACAATCTCtccttttataaattttcaaaattgcTATCTAAATATTCAAAATGTTATCATTAAATTATAGCAGCCGGCGAAAATTTAATTCTCGTCAttatgtttggttgaaatttataaatttataaaatttatttacaaattcaaAGGTCACGTGCTTTGAATCAAAACATTCAAGTTTGTGTGAGATTGgttataactaaactaaattctactaaaaatatataaaatatttaaataaatttcatattagtttATTCTGTAACATCAAAATACCTCcttcaactttattatttctctcatatattttcttcaaatgaaataaatttcttaaaggATTTTAATCAAACATAACActagaattttataaatgcTTAAAGAAAACcttattaacaaattaatatagTTCAATTCATgtttcaaataaaagaaaccaaCGCAATATGTGCCTTCTGTTCAAGAAGAAGTATTTTTGATGTTAGTGCACATGATATTTTGCTTCATGAAgcggaaaaagaaagatatggTAAGGTTTTATCCGATTCCTTAATTAAACATTTAGTAGACAGATTACATCCTAATAGGATATATCTAATTTGGCCTTGTCCTTGTTTTTGCCTTCATTCAATTCCACTTTACTCCCCATGGCTTTTCCATCTTTGATAATTAACTACTCCTCTTTCTAATTTAACCAACATAAAAGTCAAAAGTGACAAATCTAAAATCCCTAGCCGCTTTTctctccctttttttttttcctgttttcattaaaaattcgTCTTTTGACCTAATATTGATTACCTTTCAAATTGGgtagtttttttttcctttaattttatattaaaaatttttaaatattagtattttgTAAAAAACTATAAAGTTACTTTACTATGAGAcgtgaaattcttttttatgaaaataatgatatgGACGTTAGGCTTTTTGTCTATGAAAGtggtgaaaaaaatataaaaattatatccgaccattaaataatgaaatttgatatttataagatTAACTTTTTGTCTGCATCATATTTTTcgtaaatttataatttacattCTATTAACACCGTtgataattattgaaataaatacttttataaatattttttaatatttaatatgtttatatatatatatatatatatatatatatttattatttctcattaatatataatactcttatttctttttaaaaagaataaaaataaaatacaaccTATCTTAATCTCCCTTTTGATCGAACTGATTTGCATCAATGCAGTTCCTTTCATGAGAATTTCCAAGAACCACTATAACATAATTTAGGCGATATACTTAAAGTTCAATTAAAGTGCCTTAGCAATCTTTtatcaaagaaaacaaaaattgcAGTAAGTTTATTATGGCTGTAGTGGGCGTGGTTCTTATTCCATCAATAAATTGGAAGATTTAAAAGCACAATTATGGctagatttaattatcttttttcttgataaaATTGACAGAAAAA comes from Ricinus communis isolate WT05 ecotype wild-type chromosome 5, ASM1957865v1, whole genome shotgun sequence and encodes:
- the LOC8275169 gene encoding probable WRKY transcription factor 65; translated protein: MDGKYNNSALITDQEENDNSTESGPESPHSSSLLNDMKMSSTSSPKRSKRATQKRVISVPIKDIEGSRLKGENAPPPSDSWAWRKYGQKPIKGSPYPRGYYRCSSSKGCPARKQVERSRVDPSMLVVTYSCEHNHPWPPPSKNHHHHHHNNTKPNSTLIKPEISTPRKEPENPEQPEPEERFTDLGDGSLISTDEFSWFGEMQTTSSTILESPIFADDRSRAEEVEPAISYPIKEEDESLFADLGELPECSSVFRHHRGVGPQVQIC